In one Komagataeibacter sp. FNDCR2 genomic region, the following are encoded:
- a CDS encoding CYTH and CHAD domain-containing protein → MSGKDATPPLEIELKLLFPPDARPLLAQHLASMSMGQGRQEHLITTYYDSHDLALGNAGLSLRVRHVGQQRIQTLKATTKGNGLASHRAEWERVVKSDQPDLNVLSGTPAGPLLAALNGKLMPVWGSDVHRTTYTFQHDGATVEAAIDEGCIRAGEAQDMVRELELELKEGPVTALYSLALRLQAAVPLRLGMLTKTERGYHLLTGMPASSRQIDIPRLTKKTTLAEGFGMLVRAGVNTLIHNQPAAEAGDPEGIHQMRVAIRQLRTMLQMLKDHAARPTLDLFQSELQRIGHKLGEARDWDVLCLETLPAAFATQGDGDLIGLFNDSATEKRMNAHQQLCQELETPALTELMLSLMLWVEDRSFPGDGTQRAASLSHVAPVVLNRLARKVRRRGRHIHQLSSDERHALRKSLKKLRYGAQYFAGLHASRSVKTYMKRSKKLLRHLGEINDATVADTLVSTLGKTHPGLAVVAGTFADWNDKRRRKALHALPAAWKKFRNAEPFWH, encoded by the coding sequence ATGTCTGGAAAGGATGCCACACCCCCGCTGGAAATTGAGCTGAAGCTACTCTTTCCGCCGGACGCCCGCCCCCTGCTTGCCCAGCATCTTGCATCCATGAGCATGGGGCAGGGTAGGCAAGAGCATCTGATCACGACCTATTATGATAGTCATGACCTTGCGCTGGGCAACGCCGGCCTGTCGCTGCGTGTCAGGCATGTGGGCCAACAGCGCATCCAGACCCTGAAAGCCACCACGAAAGGAAATGGATTGGCGTCGCATCGCGCGGAATGGGAACGGGTTGTGAAATCGGACCAGCCTGACCTGAATGTGCTTTCGGGCACGCCTGCCGGGCCGCTGCTGGCGGCGTTGAATGGAAAACTTATGCCTGTCTGGGGCTCGGATGTGCATCGTACTACATATACCTTCCAGCACGACGGCGCGACGGTAGAGGCCGCCATTGATGAAGGCTGCATCAGGGCAGGTGAGGCACAGGATATGGTGCGGGAACTTGAACTGGAACTGAAGGAGGGACCGGTAACGGCGCTTTATAGTCTGGCACTGAGATTACAGGCCGCGGTTCCGCTGCGACTTGGCATGCTTACGAAAACCGAGCGGGGCTATCATCTTCTGACGGGCATGCCAGCTTCCTCCCGGCAGATCGATATACCCCGACTGACCAAAAAAACGACACTGGCTGAAGGCTTCGGCATGCTGGTCCGGGCTGGCGTGAACACCCTGATCCATAATCAGCCCGCAGCCGAAGCCGGTGATCCGGAGGGCATACACCAGATGCGCGTGGCCATCCGTCAACTGCGCACCATGCTCCAGATGCTGAAGGACCATGCCGCCCGTCCCACGCTCGACCTGTTTCAGTCGGAGTTGCAGCGTATCGGGCATAAACTGGGGGAAGCGCGTGACTGGGATGTCTTATGTCTGGAAACATTACCCGCCGCCTTCGCGACGCAGGGTGATGGCGACCTGATCGGGTTGTTCAATGATAGTGCAACCGAAAAAAGAATGAATGCACATCAGCAGCTTTGCCAGGAACTGGAAACACCGGCGCTGACAGAATTAATGCTTTCGCTTATGCTCTGGGTTGAGGATCGTTCCTTTCCGGGAGACGGGACGCAGCGGGCCGCTTCTCTCTCCCACGTCGCACCGGTTGTGCTCAACCGTCTTGCGCGCAAGGTCAGACGACGGGGGCGGCATATCCACCAGCTCAGTTCGGATGAGCGGCATGCCCTGCGCAAGTCGCTCAAGAAACTTCGGTATGGAGCGCAGTATTTTGCCGGTCTTCATGCTTCCCGGTCGGTTAAAACCTATATGAAACGTAGCAAGAAGTTGCTGCGGCATCTGGGGGAGATCAATGACGCGACTGTCGCCGATACACTGGTCAGCACGTTAGGTAAGACACATCCGGGTCTGGCAGTAGTGGCGGGTACGTTTGCAGACTGGAACGATAAACGTCGCCGCAAGGCGCTTCACGCTCTTCCCGCCGCATGGAAGAAATTCCGTAATGCCGAGCCTTTCTGGCACTGA
- a CDS encoding YkgJ family cysteine cluster protein, with translation MQNTETSPQRRSPLDYMREKMVQADSLFRNGLSTATGESDIIDLAKKMLALCDEVGQELHRICPVQPLACHSGCDTCCRNLIQTNPVFAALGLAEARRTFDKNQFDALQDRLVSQTLFCPFLFDGKCSIYHSRPMVCRGYYSFDVELCKQGDYSEKNMGYQGDGAHAAHQYMIFLFVLEKRIESIEQELGLDPGPIFLHDAARVLLESPETLDLWQSGKRGLFAGPDTGDQ, from the coding sequence ATGCAGAATACAGAAACATCGCCCCAACGCCGCTCCCCCCTTGATTACATGCGAGAAAAAATGGTGCAGGCGGACAGCCTGTTCAGAAATGGCCTTTCCACCGCCACAGGCGAGTCAGACATTATCGATCTTGCGAAAAAAATGCTCGCCCTGTGCGATGAAGTCGGTCAGGAATTACACAGAATATGTCCAGTCCAGCCACTGGCCTGTCATAGCGGATGTGATACATGCTGCCGCAACCTTATCCAGACCAATCCGGTTTTTGCCGCTCTTGGACTGGCGGAGGCACGCCGGACTTTTGATAAGAACCAGTTCGACGCCCTTCAGGACAGGCTCGTTTCCCAGACCCTTTTCTGTCCATTCCTGTTTGATGGAAAGTGTTCGATCTATCACAGTCGCCCCATGGTATGCAGGGGATATTACAGCTTTGATGTAGAGTTATGTAAACAGGGGGACTATTCTGAAAAAAATATGGGCTATCAAGGCGATGGAGCCCATGCCGCGCATCAGTACATGATCTTCCTGTTTGTTCTGGAAAAACGCATTGAAAGTATTGAACAGGAACTTGGCCTGGATCCCGGTCCCATCTTTTTGCATGATGCTGCACGTGTACTTCTGGAATCGCCTGAGACACTTGATTTATGGCAGTCTGGCAAACGTGGGCTCTTTGCAGGCCCGGATACAGGGGATCAATAA
- the ligD gene encoding non-homologous end-joining DNA ligase: MALSRAEPVLTHPDKLFWPGVTKGDLAAYWRAMASVALPGLAARPLAILRCPDGVEGPRFFQKHARSVLPAAIRSGTLLGQPYLVIDDARGLLAMTQIAALELHGWQATEQDPEHPDRLVFDLDPGEDLPFVSVVEAAHIVRDHLAHAGLTSFCRTTGGHGLHVVVPLSRKAGWARVRDFAHETSIALVQAHPALFVATPRKQARHAHIFIDWLRNGPGATAIASYSPRARPGATVATPLAWKEVNPTLDPDIWTLRSVPGRVATQPDPWADYGDIVQDVS, encoded by the coding sequence ATGGCCCTGTCGCGCGCGGAACCGGTCCTGACCCACCCGGACAAGCTCTTCTGGCCGGGCGTGACGAAAGGTGATCTTGCCGCCTACTGGCGCGCGATGGCATCGGTTGCCTTGCCGGGCCTTGCTGCCCGTCCACTGGCGATCCTGCGCTGCCCCGATGGGGTGGAAGGCCCACGCTTTTTTCAGAAACACGCCCGTTCAGTGCTTCCGGCAGCGATCCGCTCGGGCACCCTGCTTGGCCAGCCCTATCTCGTGATTGACGATGCCCGTGGCCTGCTGGCCATGACGCAGATCGCAGCCCTGGAATTACACGGCTGGCAGGCAACAGAGCAGGATCCGGAACATCCAGATCGGCTGGTATTCGATCTTGACCCCGGTGAAGACCTGCCTTTCGTGAGTGTTGTCGAAGCAGCACATATCGTGCGCGATCATCTGGCGCATGCTGGTCTCACCTCATTCTGTCGTACGACGGGTGGCCATGGTCTGCATGTCGTCGTACCCCTCTCCCGCAAGGCGGGATGGGCGCGTGTGCGGGATTTCGCGCATGAAACCAGCATCGCGCTTGTGCAAGCACACCCGGCACTTTTCGTCGCAACGCCACGCAAGCAAGCTCGTCATGCCCATATCTTTATCGACTGGCTGCGTAATGGCCCTGGAGCCACCGCGATTGCGTCATATTCCCCTCGCGCCCGACCCGGCGCCACGGTTGCAACACCGCTTGCATGGAAAGAAGTGAATCCCACGCTTGACCCGGATATCTGGACACTACGTAGCGTGCCGGGGCGGGTAGCGACGCAGCCTGACCCCTGGGCCGACTATGGGGATATCGTGCAGGATGTATCCTGA
- a CDS encoding diguanylate cyclase, which translates to MTASFEWNSRKQKITEIMSETLSDLHEAQSEERGYLLTKDASFAENFDGLVTAIASREKLLEQLVRDNPLQYERSVALQAAVSQRILTIKKLITLAREGRFDEARTEVLTGRDRVDMGLLVQKINEIQETEHELLLERIATLKDHAAWNKQLVIGGTLVIILLVSGLLLLVTRGIRNPIRMIQQAMSDFGNGDLKVRVNGRMGCTEFDMLAHGYNTMADRLEDAVEAQEASDRKLVAANAELTHNSNVLKIRGQSLELLGEMAHRLQAARTEQELSAIVCAFVPRVIPGIDGALYAHNNSRNLLLRIAHWGNVSDELESLTPDSCWALRLGQSHSVSPQGNDIMCAHVKHDVTAYHCEPLLASGEVVGLFYLQGTVAEENRFLLSALIENIASALVNQKLQKDLREQTIRDPLTGLYNRRYMEEMLSFEIARSRRENTAFGVIIGDIDHFKKVNDDFGHDAGDVVLCSVAAEIQNSFRSNDIVCRLGGEEFLIISAVDSLDTLVMHTERLRTALAALELHHDGKKLRKITMSFGIALWRKTTFTNGAAIIKAADEALYRAKSEGRDRIVVAT; encoded by the coding sequence ATGACCGCCAGTTTCGAGTGGAATTCCCGCAAGCAGAAAATCACCGAAATCATGTCGGAAACGCTTTCGGATTTACACGAAGCGCAATCCGAAGAGCGCGGCTACCTTCTGACAAAGGATGCCTCGTTTGCTGAAAATTTTGATGGTCTCGTCACCGCGATTGCCTCCAGGGAAAAACTCCTTGAACAACTGGTCAGGGACAACCCGTTGCAGTACGAGCGCTCCGTGGCCCTGCAGGCGGCGGTATCCCAACGGATCCTGACCATAAAAAAACTGATAACCCTGGCGCGGGAGGGACGTTTTGATGAAGCCCGGACCGAAGTCCTGACGGGGCGCGACCGTGTTGACATGGGTCTGCTGGTTCAGAAGATTAATGAAATACAGGAAACCGAGCATGAATTACTGCTGGAGCGGATCGCGACCCTGAAAGACCACGCCGCATGGAACAAGCAACTGGTCATTGGCGGAACCCTTGTCATTATCCTTCTGGTCAGTGGTCTGCTGCTTCTTGTCACGCGTGGCATCCGCAACCCCATACGGATGATCCAGCAGGCCATGTCGGATTTCGGAAACGGAGATCTCAAGGTACGGGTAAATGGCCGTATGGGCTGCACCGAATTTGATATGCTTGCGCATGGTTACAATACCATGGCGGATCGGCTGGAAGACGCGGTAGAGGCCCAGGAAGCCAGTGACCGGAAACTTGTCGCGGCCAATGCGGAATTGACGCACAACAGTAATGTGCTGAAAATTCGGGGCCAGTCCCTGGAATTACTGGGGGAGATGGCGCATCGCCTGCAGGCCGCGCGCACGGAACAGGAGCTTTCCGCCATTGTTTGTGCATTTGTCCCCCGCGTCATACCCGGTATAGATGGTGCGCTTTACGCACATAATAATTCACGTAATCTGTTGCTGCGTATTGCCCATTGGGGGAATGTTTCAGATGAACTTGAAAGCCTTACGCCAGATTCCTGCTGGGCGCTGAGACTGGGGCAGAGCCACTCCGTTTCACCACAGGGCAATGACATCATGTGCGCCCATGTGAAACATGACGTGACGGCTTACCATTGCGAACCATTACTTGCGAGTGGCGAGGTTGTCGGTCTTTTTTACCTTCAGGGCACTGTCGCGGAAGAAAATCGTTTCCTTCTCTCCGCGCTTATCGAGAATATAGCGTCGGCGCTTGTCAACCAGAAGCTGCAGAAGGATCTGCGGGAGCAGACAATCCGCGATCCTCTTACTGGTCTGTACAATCGCAGATACATGGAGGAAATGCTCAGTTTCGAAATCGCGCGTTCCCGCAGGGAAAATACGGCCTTTGGCGTCATCATAGGTGACATCGATCACTTCAAGAAAGTAAATGATGATTTCGGGCATGATGCGGGTGATGTCGTCCTGTGCAGCGTTGCGGCGGAAATACAGAACTCCTTCCGCAGCAATGACATCGTATGTCGGCTTGGTGGCGAGGAATTCCTTATTATCAGCGCCGTAGATTCACTTGATACGCTTGTCATGCATACAGAACGGCTGCGCACGGCCCTGGCGGCGCTCGAACTCCATCACGACGGAAAGAAACTGCGCAAGATAACCATGTCCTTCGGTATCGCCCTATGGCGGAAAACCACATTCACGAATGGCGCCGCCATTATCAAGGCCGCCGATGAGGCGCTCTATCGCGCCAAAAGCGAAGGTCGAGACCGGATTGTTGTTGCTACGTAG
- a CDS encoding methyl-accepting chemotaxis protein, with product MPKTLRKIAEADRVKAEIQAVSERLEFMQMTPQNCAALRSLKALVRRELPVALDKFYQQVRKTPETRKFFSSEKHIDHAKTAQEGHWGNISDGNFNKDYAAQVRKIGMVHARIGLEPRWYIGGYAIILDHLIKAAVKENFPKRRLFSEGAMNAADFGEALGSLTKAVMLDMDLAISVYIDEAEKAKLAGQASAIEQEQKLVCESFGKTMARVASKDLTCEVRGELPEAYQPLRADFNNAVGTLRQSLQSVAQVTGSIEGAIREISCAADDLSRRTLQQAASVEKSAAALDQITATVRSTAQRAEDVGALVARSRASIEQSEAIVHKTIVSMGAIEQSSGSIGSITDVMDEVAFQTNILALNAGVEAARAGDAGRGFAVIAAEVRVLAQRSADAAKEIKALIAKSRGEVRSGVTLVGETSNALKTIISDVGEINEHISVIVEASQEQAAALQDVNSAVSAIDHNTQQNAAMVEQTSAAGRSLAEEAEQLNALLASFQLGGKASGATDMMVQPGTAYQDEEPSANVSQLQLEPAMDA from the coding sequence ATGCCCAAAACGCTACGCAAAATAGCCGAAGCTGACAGAGTGAAGGCTGAAATCCAGGCCGTCAGCGAACGTCTGGAATTCATGCAGATGACCCCGCAGAACTGCGCGGCGCTTCGTTCGCTCAAGGCGCTGGTGCGGCGGGAACTGCCTGTTGCGCTTGATAAATTCTATCAGCAGGTAAGGAAAACTCCAGAAACTAGGAAGTTTTTCTCATCAGAGAAACATATTGATCACGCAAAGACGGCGCAGGAAGGTCATTGGGGAAATATTTCCGATGGTAATTTCAATAAAGATTACGCCGCCCAGGTGCGCAAGATCGGCATGGTGCATGCGCGGATCGGCCTTGAGCCCAGATGGTATATCGGTGGCTACGCCATAATCCTCGATCATCTCATCAAGGCGGCGGTTAAGGAAAACTTTCCTAAACGCCGCCTGTTCTCTGAAGGAGCCATGAATGCCGCAGACTTCGGGGAGGCGCTGGGCAGCCTGACCAAAGCGGTGATGCTGGATATGGACCTTGCCATTTCCGTCTATATCGACGAGGCGGAGAAAGCCAAACTGGCGGGTCAGGCCAGCGCGATCGAACAGGAACAGAAGCTTGTCTGCGAGAGCTTCGGCAAGACCATGGCCCGCGTTGCCAGCAAGGATCTGACCTGTGAAGTCAGGGGGGAACTGCCCGAAGCCTACCAGCCGCTACGGGCCGACTTCAACAATGCGGTCGGCACGCTGCGGCAGTCATTGCAGTCCGTGGCGCAGGTGACGGGGTCGATCGAAGGGGCGATCCGGGAAATCAGTTGTGCTGCCGACGATCTTTCCCGCCGCACGCTGCAACAGGCGGCTTCGGTTGAAAAATCCGCCGCGGCGCTGGACCAGATTACGGCCACCGTCCGCTCCACCGCGCAGCGCGCCGAGGATGTCGGCGCGCTGGTGGCCCGTTCCCGCGCCAGTATCGAACAGTCGGAAGCCATCGTTCACAAGACCATCGTCAGCATGGGGGCGATCGAACAGTCTTCCGGTTCGATCGGCAGCATTACCGATGTGATGGACGAGGTGGCCTTCCAGACGAACATTCTGGCGCTGAACGCCGGTGTGGAAGCCGCCCGCGCCGGTGACGCGGGCCGGGGCTTCGCCGTCATCGCCGCCGAGGTCCGGGTCCTGGCGCAGCGCTCCGCCGACGCCGCCAAGGAAATCAAGGCGCTGATCGCGAAATCGCGGGGCGAGGTCCGCTCCGGCGTTACCCTGGTGGGGGAAACCAGCAATGCCCTCAAGACGATCATCAGCGATGTGGGGGAAATCAACGAGCATATATCCGTGATCGTGGAAGCCTCGCAGGAGCAGGCCGCCGCGTTGCAGGACGTCAATTCGGCGGTCAGCGCCATTGACCACAATACGCAGCAGAACGCCGCCATGGTCGAGCAGACTTCCGCCGCAGGCCGGAGCCTGGCCGAGGAGGCCGAACAGTTGAACGCCCTGCTGGCTTCTTTCCAGCTTGGGGGGAAGGCGTCAGGCGCGACAGATATGATGGTGCAACCCGGCACTGCGTATCAGGACGAAGAGCCGTCCGCCAATGTGTCGCAGCTTCAGCTTGAGCCCGCGATGGATGCCTAA
- a CDS encoding cytochrome c3 family protein: protein MAALFTPRANVIMVTCMLGCASMVIGGCLWWFAWPYTDYARHVGWVVEQPVPFSHQHHVAGLGLDCRFCHSSVEQSAQASMPPTFTCMTCHSQIWTNAGVLARVRDSFLHNTPLVWPRVTNVPDYVYFNHGIHVAKGVGCESCHGNVATMPLTYKARTLTMQFCLDCHRDPGPQLRPAENIFDTDWRRDRSTPMPAALVAQYHVGGRNLTECAICHR from the coding sequence ATGGCAGCGCTGTTCACGCCCCGCGCCAATGTCATCATGGTTACGTGCATGCTCGGGTGCGCCAGCATGGTCATAGGTGGATGCCTGTGGTGGTTCGCCTGGCCGTATACCGATTATGCCCGGCATGTGGGGTGGGTGGTCGAACAGCCGGTTCCATTCAGTCACCAGCATCATGTCGCGGGTCTGGGGCTGGATTGCCGGTTCTGTCACAGCAGTGTGGAACAGAGTGCGCAGGCCAGCATGCCCCCAACCTTTACCTGCATGACATGCCATTCCCAGATATGGACGAATGCCGGGGTGCTGGCGCGCGTTCGCGACAGTTTCCTCCATAATACGCCGCTGGTCTGGCCGCGCGTTACCAATGTTCCCGACTATGTTTATTTCAACCATGGCATTCATGTCGCCAAGGGCGTGGGATGCGAAAGTTGCCATGGCAATGTCGCTACCATGCCCCTGACCTATAAGGCCCGGACGCTGACGATGCAGTTCTGCCTCGACTGCCATCGCGACCCGGGGCCGCAACTGCGCCCGGCAGAAAATATATTTGATACCGACTGGCGCCGTGACCGCTCCACGCCCATGCCGGCGGCACTGGTGGCGCAATATCATGTAGGCGGACGTAACCTGACGGAATGCGCGATATGCCACCGCTAG
- a CDS encoding 4Fe-4S dicluster domain-containing protein, translating to MPPLGWPAGRDAVRRLASLPDSELARHFPPLETALSHTLDRRRVLRLLALAVASGGVAGCDPGTPDRGFVSAVKAAQGVVPGVPNIYATAHVREGYAEGILVTHQMGRPIKIEGNPAHPASLGGTDAMAQALIHDFYDPDRASGPLHQGMPTSWQDVAGAMQKMRSAVMSQRPDGTASGAGLRILTGTVTSPTLGRVIEQLLAASPGALWHQWDAIGRERVRQGLRLAYGQPVSVIADLAQADVVLALDSDLLDSAPGHLAHARSFAARRNPARGVMNRLYAVEPTPSLTGVAADHRFIASPAVLNEVIGRLSARILQNEAPSGGPDWLGPVVADLRASHGRALVHLGPHHPPEVHAMVQAMNEALGGRGRVFDVFEPPEYQPVAPPGTLSALMEDMERGAVDALVILDVNPVYQVPRFAAALRHVPTSITLADRPHETAVTTHWHVPLAHGMEDWGDARGHDGTVALIQPQAMPLYGGMHVLGALQACLGQPLRPAADLVRATWRDRLSSPRDWHDALASGVVAQTASRRVDAALQRGAVRVASPASYPRQPAQPVLLLRPDPYLWDGRGANNPWLQELPRPLSKVVWDNPLLIPPDLARDMKLRNGDVVTLSRGETCRQLPVWIQPGQAAGCVVGFLGWGRSHAGETGNHVGTDLYPLREASGSLRIEAATGQASPVACTEHHATMIDAGPSDVARHGTLEQFRDNPTFLKDGGEGEETLYRRPPDAPVAWGMSIDLNACIGCNACVAACQVENNIPVVGRDEVLRQREMHWLRIDRTYEGTPDAPDTFFQPMLCMHCEQAPCETVCPVGATTHDSEGLNVMVYNRCIGTKFCSNNCPYKVRRFNYFAFAQQESRPAISRNPDVSVRTRGVMEKCTFCVQRIAQARIVSDRDGVPERVVTACQAACPTQAISFGDINDPMAEVTRRKAGPLSYAALPEQGTHPRVTYEGRIRNRNPDIGS from the coding sequence ATGCCACCGCTAGGCTGGCCTGCGGGGCGGGATGCGGTCCGCAGGCTGGCCAGCCTGCCCGACAGCGAACTGGCCCGGCATTTTCCTCCGCTTGAAACGGCCCTGTCACATACGCTGGACCGGCGGCGCGTACTCAGGCTGCTGGCGCTGGCAGTGGCGAGTGGCGGGGTCGCGGGCTGCGATCCCGGCACGCCGGATCGGGGGTTCGTCTCAGCCGTAAAGGCTGCGCAAGGCGTGGTGCCCGGTGTGCCCAATATCTATGCCACGGCGCATGTGCGTGAGGGATATGCCGAAGGCATTCTCGTGACCCACCAGATGGGCCGCCCCATCAAGATCGAGGGGAACCCCGCGCATCCCGCCAGCCTGGGCGGCACGGACGCCATGGCGCAGGCCCTGATTCATGATTTTTATGATCCCGACCGCGCAAGCGGCCCGTTACATCAGGGCATGCCCACGTCATGGCAGGATGTGGCGGGCGCAATGCAGAAGATGCGTTCAGCCGTCATGTCCCAACGACCCGATGGAACGGCTTCAGGCGCCGGGTTGCGTATCCTGACAGGTACGGTGACCTCTCCCACGCTGGGCCGGGTGATCGAGCAGCTTCTGGCGGCCAGCCCGGGCGCACTGTGGCACCAGTGGGATGCGATCGGACGGGAGCGCGTCAGGCAGGGCCTCCGCCTTGCCTATGGCCAGCCGGTTTCGGTTATTGCGGATCTGGCACAGGCGGATGTGGTGCTGGCGCTGGACAGTGACCTGCTGGACAGCGCGCCGGGGCATCTTGCCCACGCCCGGTCATTTGCCGCGCGCCGCAATCCCGCGCGTGGTGTCATGAACCGCCTGTATGCAGTGGAGCCCACGCCATCACTGACCGGCGTCGCGGCGGATCATCGGTTCATCGCGTCTCCCGCCGTGCTGAATGAGGTGATCGGCCGGCTATCCGCACGGATCCTGCAAAATGAAGCGCCCTCGGGCGGCCCGGACTGGCTTGGTCCCGTGGTGGCGGACCTGCGCGCCAGCCATGGGCGGGCGCTGGTCCATCTCGGCCCCCATCATCCGCCCGAAGTCCATGCCATGGTGCAGGCCATGAACGAAGCCCTGGGCGGACGAGGCCGGGTCTTTGATGTGTTTGAGCCGCCCGAATATCAGCCCGTCGCGCCGCCGGGCACGCTATCAGCATTGATGGAAGACATGGAGCGCGGCGCGGTGGACGCGCTCGTGATCCTCGACGTCAATCCCGTCTATCAGGTTCCGCGCTTTGCCGCCGCCCTGCGCCATGTGCCGACCAGTATCACCCTTGCGGACCGCCCGCATGAAACGGCGGTCACGACCCACTGGCACGTACCGCTGGCGCATGGAATGGAGGACTGGGGCGATGCCCGTGGGCATGATGGCACGGTCGCCCTCATCCAGCCGCAGGCCATGCCCCTGTATGGCGGGATGCACGTGCTCGGCGCCCTGCAGGCCTGTCTGGGGCAGCCATTACGCCCCGCCGCCGATCTGGTGCGCGCGACATGGCGTGACCGCCTGTCCTCTCCGCGCGACTGGCACGACGCACTGGCGTCCGGCGTTGTCGCGCAAACGGCGTCCCGGCGGGTGGATGCGGCCCTGCAACGTGGCGCTGTCCGCGTGGCGTCGCCCGCATCCTACCCGCGCCAGCCCGCGCAGCCTGTCCTGCTGCTCCGGCCCGATCCCTATTTGTGGGACGGGCGGGGCGCCAACAATCCGTGGCTGCAGGAACTGCCGCGCCCGTTGAGCAAGGTGGTATGGGACAACCCGCTACTGATCCCCCCCGATCTCGCCCGTGACATGAAGTTGCGTAATGGAGACGTGGTGACACTCTCGCGGGGGGAAACCTGCAGGCAGCTTCCGGTCTGGATACAGCCGGGGCAGGCGGCGGGGTGCGTGGTGGGCTTTCTCGGGTGGGGCCGCAGCCATGCGGGGGAGACGGGCAATCATGTCGGCACCGATCTGTATCCATTGCGTGAGGCATCGGGTTCCCTTCGGATCGAGGCGGCGACGGGCCAGGCCAGTCCCGTCGCCTGCACCGAACACCACGCCACGATGATTGATGCCGGGCCTTCGGACGTTGCACGTCACGGTACACTGGAGCAGTTCAGGGACAATCCAACCTTCCTCAAGGATGGTGGGGAAGGGGAGGAGACGCTGTATCGCAGGCCCCCCGACGCGCCCGTCGCGTGGGGGATGAGCATCGACCTCAATGCCTGCATCGGCTGCAATGCATGTGTTGCGGCATGCCAGGTGGAAAACAATATTCCGGTGGTCGGACGTGACGAGGTGCTGCGCCAGCGTGAAATGCACTGGCTGCGGATTGACCGTACCTACGAAGGAACGCCCGACGCACCCGACACGTTCTTCCAGCCGATGTTATGCATGCATTGCGAGCAGGCCCCGTGCGAGACCGTCTGTCCGGTGGGGGCGACGACGCATGATTCCGAAGGCCTGAATGTGATGGTCTATAACCGGTGCATCGGAACCAAATTCTGTTCCAACAACTGCCCCTACAAGGTCAGGCGGTTCAACTACTTCGCGTTCGCGCAGCAAGAAAGCCGTCCGGCCATCAGCCGTAATCCCGATGTATCCGTCCGCACGCGCGGGGTGATGGAAAAATGCACGTTCTGCGTGCAGCGCATCGCGCAGGCGCGCATCGTTTCGGATCGTGATGGCGTGCCGGAGCGCGTCGTGACCGCGTGTCAGGCGGCCTGTCCCACGCAGGCCATAAGCTTTGGCGACATCAACGATCCCATGGCGGAGGTCACGCGCCGCAAGGCCGGCCCGCTGAGCTACGCCGCACTACCCGAACAGGGTACGCACCCGCGCGTGACGTATGAAGGACGCATCCGTAACCGCAACCCGGATATCGGGTCATGA